A part of Lactobacillus sp. ESL0700 genomic DNA contains:
- a CDS encoding amino acid racemase, whose protein sequence is MKHFFSIIGGMGTIATESYVRLLNHRVKIAKDQDYLNYILVNDAQIPDRTAYIKDHTKPNCLVDLREDVLGQAKLGPDFFVMPCNTAHYFYDDLAKLTDIPFLHMMRIAVHQFVEKYPNELKIGLIATEGSIYDHLYADEIKAVGREVELGGPEIQPLVTKLIYANIKEKGVVDHDLYHHILQLMHDKYGCNVILLGCTELSLAQEKAPDHPYNVIDPQSIIADVAIELSLKIRAGMDPKEATKKYLY, encoded by the coding sequence ATGAAGCATTTTTTTAGTATTATTGGCGGCATGGGAACGATCGCCACTGAAAGCTACGTTCGGTTATTGAATCATCGAGTAAAAATTGCGAAGGATCAAGATTATCTGAATTATATTTTGGTTAACGATGCGCAAATTCCAGACAGAACAGCGTATATCAAGGATCATACTAAGCCTAATTGCTTGGTAGATTTGCGTGAAGATGTTTTGGGACAAGCAAAATTGGGACCTGACTTTTTCGTTATGCCGTGTAATACCGCGCATTATTTTTACGATGATCTTGCTAAATTGACGGATATTCCGTTTTTGCATATGATGCGCATTGCCGTGCACCAATTTGTTGAAAAGTATCCGAATGAACTAAAGATTGGCCTGATTGCAACCGAAGGCTCAATTTATGACCATCTTTATGCGGATGAAATTAAGGCAGTTGGGCGCGAGGTTGAACTTGGCGGCCCAGAAATTCAGCCGCTAGTAACCAAACTAATCTATGCTAATATCAAGGAAAAAGGCGTGGTCGATCACGATTTATACCATCATATTTTGCAATTAATGCATGATAAATATGGCTGTAACGTGATTTTGCTTGGCTGTACGGAATTGTCCTTGGCTCAGGAAAAGGCGCCGGACCATCCATACAACGTGATTGATCCCCAATCAATTATTGCCGATGTGGCAATTGAATTGTCACTGAAAATACGTGCAGGGATGGATCCTAAAGAAGCTACTAAAAAGTACCTGTATTAA
- a CDS encoding ABC transporter ATP-binding protein codes for MDNAIENKNASKGGKRSTTLWRLLKLVATTSPWMLITSMIAIVLAAGANVLGSLFIERLINDYIMPLLKQSQPNFMPLLHAIEVMFGIYAIGFISNYLFAVLMAVLAQKTQYRVRNEMFSHMEQLPISYFDENDYGDIMSRYTNDIDTLMQMISQSIPQFMNSTLNLVFVLAAMFSLSWQLTIFTLVIFALSIGIVKFLTTRSAHFFKLQQKELGQVNGYNEEMLSGLKVIKVFSHEPEVEADFDKYNENLRDASGKANTYATVLFPIMGNVGNLLYVIIAVLGGAVAINKIAPLSLGVIGAFLQLSKQFAMPIAQISQQLNSIVMALAGAERIFQLEDQPVEIDNGDVTISKDEDVKGSWYWNVPQKDGSVKKIRVKGHIVFDNVNFSYSPDKQILYNISIDAKPGMKVALVGETGAGKTTISNMINRFYEIASGTITYDGIPITRIKKDDLRQSLSIVLQDTHMFTGTIMDNIRFGNPEASDDEVYQAARLSHADEFIHHLDDGYKTIIDGNGGDLSQGQMQLLSIARAMIADEPVMILDEATSSIDTQTEKLVQAGMDNLLAGRTSFVIAHRLSTIVNSDLILVLDHGHIIEAGNHDKLIKEKGYYYELYTGKKEIE; via the coding sequence TTGGATAACGCAATAGAAAATAAAAATGCAAGTAAGGGCGGTAAGCGTTCCACTACTTTGTGGCGGTTACTTAAATTAGTCGCAACTACTAGTCCATGGATGCTCATCACATCAATGATTGCGATTGTCTTAGCGGCTGGTGCCAATGTTTTAGGGTCACTATTTATTGAGCGACTAATTAATGATTACATCATGCCATTGTTGAAGCAGTCACAACCGAACTTCATGCCGCTGCTGCATGCAATTGAGGTTATGTTTGGCATTTATGCAATTGGGTTTATTTCTAACTACCTGTTTGCTGTTTTGATGGCCGTTTTGGCACAAAAGACGCAGTACAGAGTTAGAAACGAAATGTTTAGTCACATGGAGCAATTGCCAATTTCATACTTTGATGAAAATGACTACGGCGACATCATGAGTCGGTATACTAACGATATCGACACGCTGATGCAGATGATTTCGCAGTCAATTCCCCAGTTTATGAACTCAACATTGAACTTAGTCTTTGTTTTGGCCGCAATGTTCAGCTTGAGTTGGCAATTAACCATCTTCACGTTGGTTATCTTTGCTTTGTCAATTGGGATTGTTAAGTTTTTGACGACGCGCTCAGCTCACTTCTTCAAGCTTCAGCAAAAGGAATTGGGTCAAGTCAACGGTTATAACGAAGAAATGCTAAGCGGCTTGAAGGTTATTAAGGTCTTCAGTCATGAACCAGAAGTTGAAGCAGATTTTGACAAATACAATGAAAATTTGCGGGATGCTTCTGGTAAGGCTAACACTTACGCCACAGTTTTGTTCCCAATCATGGGTAACGTCGGGAACCTGCTATATGTTATTATTGCAGTTCTTGGTGGTGCTGTTGCCATTAACAAGATTGCGCCATTATCACTTGGTGTGATTGGTGCCTTCCTGCAATTATCAAAGCAATTTGCAATGCCAATTGCGCAGATTTCGCAACAGTTGAACTCAATTGTTATGGCTTTAGCTGGTGCTGAACGGATTTTCCAATTAGAAGACCAACCAGTTGAAATTGATAATGGTGACGTTACGATTTCTAAGGATGAAGACGTTAAGGGCAGCTGGTACTGGAATGTACCGCAAAAAGACGGTTCAGTTAAGAAGATTAGAGTTAAGGGCCACATTGTTTTTGACAATGTTAACTTTAGCTATTCACCAGATAAGCAGATTTTGTACAATATTTCAATTGATGCTAAGCCGGGAATGAAGGTTGCCTTGGTTGGTGAAACTGGTGCTGGTAAGACCACGATTTCCAACATGATTAACCGGTTCTACGAAATTGCGTCGGGAACAATTACTTACGACGGAATTCCGATTACGCGGATTAAGAAGGACGACTTGCGGCAGTCACTGTCAATCGTTCTGCAGGATACGCACATGTTTACGGGAACCATTATGGATAACATTCGTTTTGGTAACCCAGAAGCTAGTGATGATGAAGTTTACCAAGCAGCTCGCTTATCACACGCTGACGAGTTTATTCATCATTTGGATGATGGTTATAAGACAATTATTGACGGTAACGGCGGGGATTTGTCTCAAGGACAGATGCAACTGCTCAGTATTGCGCGAGCAATGATTGCTGACGAACCTGTAATGATTTTGGATGAAGCTACATCAAGTATTGATACGCAAACCGAAAAACTAGTTCAAGCGGGGATGGATAACCTTCTTGCTGGCCGGACAAGTTTCGTTATTGCCCACAGATTATCCACAATTGTTAACTCGGACTTAATCCTTGTGCTTGACCACGGTCATATTATTGAGGCCGGCAACCACGACAAGCTCATTAAGGAAAAGGGCTACTATTACGAGTTATACACTGGTAAAAAAGAAATTGAATAG
- a CDS encoding UDP-N-acetylmuramoyl-L-alanyl-D-glutamate--2,6-diaminopimelate ligase, translating to MSISLNTCILILKEHHLLKSSAVQDTVATKMEYVSYDSRDIKTNTLFFCKGAGFRPTYLSMAKDNGANCYVAEQPYPEGKGMHALIVRDVSKAMALLSAAFFRFPQDDLFVVAITGTKGKTTTAYFLKGMLDQVNGGKTALISSVNDVVGTKPEDSFKSSLTTPESLDLFRDMRRAVDNGMTHLVMEVSSQAYKKNRVFGLTYDLGFFLNISPDHIGPNEHPNFADYLHCKLQLMVNARKCIINAQSDHFDEIYAAATTTTDPDSIYLFADEKFTNPNLKAPIDFRFSSEESDMAETRFQVLCASDKAKELAIAGDYKLKMLGDFNESNGTAAIIGAGLAGLDYADAAKGISNVTVPGRMQTEVTKDHGIIVVDYAHNKASMMALMSFMQREFNNPKIIVVVGAPGDKGVSRRPGFSQSLNAYADKAFLTSDDPGFEDPKDIAEEIDAGIDHAKVDVTIELDRTKAIHDAISMAHSGDVVLICGKGADGFQKVRGIDTPYPSDIVVAQQVIDELEGQSEHFNK from the coding sequence ATGAGTATTTCCTTAAATACCTGTATTTTAATTTTGAAAGAACACCACTTGCTAAAATCAAGTGCTGTTCAAGATACTGTCGCGACTAAGATGGAATATGTATCATACGATTCACGTGACATTAAGACTAACACCTTGTTTTTCTGCAAGGGTGCTGGCTTTCGGCCAACTTACTTATCAATGGCTAAGGATAATGGCGCTAATTGTTATGTTGCCGAGCAACCTTATCCAGAGGGCAAGGGGATGCACGCGTTAATTGTGCGTGATGTTTCTAAGGCGATGGCACTGCTGTCGGCAGCGTTTTTCCGCTTTCCTCAAGATGACCTATTTGTTGTGGCCATTACGGGAACAAAGGGTAAAACGACAACGGCATACTTTCTAAAAGGGATGTTGGATCAAGTCAACGGTGGTAAGACGGCACTGATTTCATCAGTTAATGATGTTGTTGGGACTAAACCCGAAGACAGCTTCAAGTCTAGTCTGACAACGCCGGAGTCGCTGGACTTATTCCGTGATATGCGGCGCGCGGTTGATAATGGGATGACGCATTTGGTAATGGAAGTTTCCAGTCAAGCTTATAAAAAGAACCGCGTCTTTGGTTTAACTTATGATTTGGGCTTTTTCTTAAATATTTCGCCGGATCATATTGGACCAAATGAACACCCTAACTTTGCGGATTACCTGCACTGTAAATTGCAGTTGATGGTTAATGCACGTAAGTGTATCATCAATGCTCAAAGTGATCACTTTGATGAAATTTATGCTGCCGCAACAACGACGACAGATCCGGACAGTATTTATCTATTTGCGGATGAGAAATTCACTAATCCTAATTTGAAGGCACCGATTGACTTCCGCTTTTCTTCAGAAGAAAGTGATATGGCAGAAACCCGCTTCCAAGTTTTGTGTGCATCAGATAAGGCTAAGGAACTAGCAATTGCTGGGGATTATAAGTTGAAGATGCTGGGCGACTTTAACGAGTCAAACGGGACTGCCGCAATTATCGGTGCTGGGTTAGCTGGGTTAGATTATGCCGATGCTGCTAAGGGAATTAGTAACGTTACTGTGCCGGGCAGAATGCAGACGGAAGTAACTAAGGATCACGGAATTATTGTGGTTGATTATGCTCATAATAAAGCATCAATGATGGCATTAATGAGCTTTATGCAGCGCGAATTCAATAATCCTAAAATTATTGTGGTCGTTGGTGCTCCTGGGGACAAGGGTGTATCGCGCAGACCTGGTTTTAGCCAAAGCTTAAATGCATACGCAGACAAAGCCTTTTTAACGTCAGATGATCCGGGGTTTGAAGATCCGAAAGATATTGCGGAAGAAATTGATGCTGGTATCGATCATGCCAAAGTTGACGTAACGATTGAACTTGATCGCACGAAGGCTATTCATGATGCGATCAGTATGGCTCATTCTGGCGATGTTGTGTTAATTTGCGGTAAGGGTGCCGATGGTTTTCAAAAGGTGCGCGGTATTGATACCCCGTATCCATCAGATATTGTTGTTGCCCAGCAAGTCATTGACGAATTGGAAGGTCAAAGCGAGCACTTTAATAAGTAA
- the ribE gene encoding riboflavin synthase, whose translation MFTGIIQGTGKITRLDITEKHAKLGITSAKMAQKNLPLGASIAVNGICLTVTAWDNDEFTVDVMPETMKRTNLGNLTNGSLVNLEPSVSVDSTLDGHIVAGHIDTTAELIKRTETENSIELRFQVPHKYDPYIVEKGSIAIDGISLTVTMAENDVFGVSLIPFTIANTTLANCQVGDHVNIEVDMIGRYAVKQIQAWKKEF comes from the coding sequence ATGTTTACAGGAATAATTCAAGGCACGGGTAAAATTACGCGCTTAGATATTACAGAAAAACATGCCAAGTTAGGCATTACTTCAGCTAAAATGGCACAAAAAAATCTGCCACTTGGTGCAAGTATTGCGGTCAACGGCATTTGTCTGACGGTTACTGCTTGGGATAATGATGAGTTTACGGTCGATGTAATGCCAGAAACAATGAAGCGAACAAACTTAGGCAACCTTACTAATGGCAGTTTAGTCAATTTGGAACCATCGGTTAGTGTCGACAGCACACTTGACGGTCATATTGTTGCTGGTCATATTGATACAACGGCGGAACTAATTAAGCGTACGGAAACGGAAAATTCAATCGAGCTGCGCTTCCAAGTGCCCCATAAGTATGATCCGTATATTGTTGAAAAAGGCTCAATCGCAATTGATGGTATTAGTTTGACAGTCACAATGGCAGAAAACGACGTCTTTGGCGTTAGTCTAATTCCGTTTACTATTGCCAATACCACGTTAGCTAATTGCCAAGTTGGCGATCACGTTAATATCGAAGTTGATATGATTGGTCGTTACGCAGTTAAGCAGATTCAGGCATGGAAAAAAGAATTTTAG
- the ribD gene encoding bifunctional diaminohydroxyphosphoribosylaminopyrimidine deaminase/5-amino-6-(5-phosphoribosylamino)uracil reductase RibD, giving the protein MQDKDYMQMAVHEALKAQGATWTNPLVGAVLVKDGQVLATGYHHQYGKEHAEINTLSHLAKPSLAQGATLYVTLEPCSHYGKQPPCAKRVVEVGIKRVVVGQVDPHQIVGGKGMQYLNEHGLETEVIGGVEQLYERYNFFYQKQRPFVTLKYAMSLDGKINEPKQKRTFLTGDKAQIDVQKLRCRNQAILIGANTLRIDNPQLTVRIKNLPIPPIRIVVTRDANRLDFTKQLFQLPGQIWLLSEQPLTKKIGENVECMTAEKWTPEKIVALLAQREIQSLLVEGGSQIQAEFIAADLADEIIAYVAPQVLGGTGLPAAVGPALSDKLQYQLLNVQQLGQDVRICARREDKCLQE; this is encoded by the coding sequence GTGCAAGACAAGGATTACATGCAGATGGCCGTTCATGAAGCTTTAAAAGCACAGGGTGCGACCTGGACTAATCCGCTTGTTGGTGCGGTTTTGGTTAAAGATGGGCAAGTACTAGCAACAGGCTACCACCACCAATATGGTAAAGAACATGCCGAGATTAACACGTTGTCACATTTAGCTAAGCCAAGTCTAGCGCAAGGTGCGACTTTGTACGTCACGCTAGAGCCTTGCAGCCATTACGGCAAGCAACCGCCGTGTGCTAAGCGGGTAGTGGAAGTTGGCATTAAGCGCGTGGTAGTTGGCCAAGTAGATCCGCATCAAATTGTCGGCGGCAAGGGGATGCAATATTTAAATGAGCATGGCCTTGAAACCGAAGTAATCGGCGGTGTAGAGCAGTTATATGAGCGCTATAACTTTTTCTATCAAAAACAGCGCCCGTTTGTCACGCTCAAGTATGCGATGTCACTTGACGGCAAAATTAATGAACCTAAGCAGAAGCGGACATTTTTAACAGGGGACAAAGCTCAAATTGATGTCCAAAAACTGCGGTGCCGTAATCAAGCGATTTTAATTGGTGCTAACACATTACGCATTGACAATCCGCAATTAACGGTAAGGATCAAGAATTTGCCGATTCCGCCAATTAGGATTGTAGTCACGCGGGATGCCAATCGACTTGATTTTACTAAGCAATTGTTTCAATTACCGGGACAGATTTGGCTGCTTAGTGAACAGCCATTAACTAAAAAAATAGGCGAAAATGTTGAATGTATGACAGCTGAAAAATGGACACCAGAAAAAATTGTGGCGTTACTTGCGCAGCGTGAAATCCAGTCACTACTGGTTGAAGGTGGCAGTCAGATTCAAGCTGAATTTATTGCCGCTGACCTAGCAGATGAAATTATTGCTTATGTTGCTCCGCAAGTTTTGGGTGGTACCGGGTTACCAGCAGCAGTTGGCCCAGCTTTAAGTGACAAATTGCAATATCAACTTCTTAATGTCCAACAATTGGGTCAAGATGTGCGTATTTGCGCAAGGAGAGAGGATAAATGTTTACAGGAATAA
- a CDS encoding response regulator transcription factor: MKILVVDDDKEIVELLSIYLKNEGYTPVAAYSGKEAITRLTTTPDIALMILDVMMPNMSGIDVIKEVRKDSDIPIIIVSAKTGDMDKIQGLITGADDYVSKPFNPLEVMARVRSLLRRSQKQVKDEKPDVLEVGPLVINRDSHEVKTIDGKDIQLTALEFGILYLLASHPNRVFSADEIFERVWQQESIVSAKTVMVHVSHLRDKIQKATGGEDVIQTVWGVGYKVEA, encoded by the coding sequence ATGAAAATTTTGGTTGTTGATGATGATAAAGAAATCGTTGAGTTATTGAGCATTTATCTTAAAAATGAGGGTTACACACCAGTTGCGGCATATAGCGGTAAGGAAGCAATTACTCGCTTAACGACTACGCCGGATATTGCGTTAATGATTTTGGACGTCATGATGCCGAATATGAGTGGAATTGATGTGATTAAAGAAGTACGCAAGGATTCCGACATTCCAATTATTATTGTTTCAGCTAAGACTGGTGATATGGACAAGATTCAGGGACTGATTACGGGTGCCGACGACTATGTGTCAAAGCCATTTAATCCGCTGGAAGTGATGGCTCGAGTGCGTTCATTATTGCGCCGCAGTCAAAAGCAGGTTAAGGATGAAAAGCCCGATGTCTTAGAGGTTGGACCGCTGGTGATTAACCGTGATTCACACGAAGTTAAGACAATTGATGGCAAGGATATTCAGTTAACTGCATTAGAGTTTGGTATTTTATATTTGCTAGCAAGCCATCCTAACCGGGTATTTTCAGCCGATGAGATTTTTGAACGTGTTTGGCAGCAAGAGTCGATTGTTTCTGCTAAAACAGTCATGGTTCACGTGTCGCACTTACGCGATAAAATCCAAAAGGCAACAGGCGGCGAGGATGTCATTCAGACCGTTTGGGGAGTTGGCTACAAGGTCGAGGCGTAA
- a CDS encoding HAMP domain-containing sensor histidine kinase — protein MKKERVKLTAAEKSELFAEGVITVVLLLLLNLSIIILVNLTILRDKNLVNGIYFLKKTITVFGGRHMWSWQHTFLLLMGAGDLIVLYWRLIRRYHQMQLRHVISELHYIAQGHFDHCISFKVKTDLQKVIDSINSLVDSTVTAINEEKAIEQSKDELISNVSHDIRTPLTSIIGYLGLLKTGVSDPKDQQKYLDIAYTKAEQMKSLAHDLLEYTTLKSTTTKLNLSPLHIFSMLEQVEAGFEFEAEEKNIEFQIEVRPKDLTIQADPEKLVRVYNNLITNALKYGTGASQINLIANLVNDDEVELRVENNGAKIPQASLKKIFERFYRVETSRNTQTGGTGLGLSITKSIVDLHHGKIRCESDDNWTRFIIQLPLDLKNDKTTG, from the coding sequence ATGAAAAAAGAACGCGTCAAGTTAACAGCTGCAGAAAAGAGCGAACTGTTTGCTGAAGGCGTCATTACGGTGGTATTGCTGCTGCTGCTTAATTTATCAATCATTATTTTGGTCAATTTGACGATTTTGCGCGATAAGAATTTAGTTAATGGCATTTACTTTCTTAAAAAGACCATCACGGTTTTTGGCGGCCGGCATATGTGGTCGTGGCAGCATACCTTTTTGCTGTTAATGGGTGCCGGCGATTTAATTGTGCTGTATTGGCGCTTAATTCGGCGCTACCACCAGATGCAACTACGTCACGTAATTTCGGAATTGCATTATATTGCTCAAGGCCACTTTGATCATTGCATATCTTTTAAGGTCAAGACCGACTTGCAGAAGGTAATTGACTCGATTAATTCCCTAGTTGACAGTACGGTGACCGCAATTAATGAGGAAAAGGCAATTGAGCAGTCCAAAGATGAGCTGATTAGCAATGTTTCGCACGATATTCGGACACCATTAACGTCAATTATTGGTTATTTAGGGTTGTTAAAAACGGGAGTGTCAGACCCAAAAGACCAGCAAAAGTACTTGGATATTGCCTACACGAAGGCCGAGCAGATGAAGTCTTTGGCGCATGACTTACTTGAATACACAACGCTTAAATCAACCACGACCAAATTAAATCTGTCGCCGCTGCACATTTTTTCAATGTTAGAGCAAGTAGAAGCAGGATTTGAATTTGAAGCTGAGGAGAAAAACATCGAGTTTCAAATTGAGGTGCGCCCAAAGGACTTGACAATTCAGGCAGACCCGGAAAAATTGGTGCGCGTTTATAACAATCTGATTACTAACGCGCTTAAGTATGGCACTGGCGCAAGTCAGATTAACTTAATTGCTAATTTAGTAAATGACGATGAGGTTGAATTGCGGGTAGAAAACAACGGTGCCAAGATTCCGCAAGCGTCACTGAAGAAAATTTTTGAGCGGTTCTACCGTGTGGAAACCTCACGCAATACGCAGACTGGCGGCACAGGCTTGGGATTATCGATTACTAAGAGCATTGTCGATTTGCATCATGGTAAAATCCGCTGCGAATCCGATGATAATTGGACGCGCTTTATTATTCAATTGCCGTTAGATTTAAAGAATGATAAAACAACTGGCTAG